A genomic region of Gemmata massiliana contains the following coding sequences:
- the rpoC gene encoding DNA-directed RNA polymerase subunit beta', whose protein sequence is MSTAANNNKNADASEGTSYERINDFGAVRISLASPQDIHSWSHGEVKKPETINYRTYRPEKDGLFCEKIFGPEKDWECSCGKYRGMKYKGMICDRCGVKVTHSRVRRKRMGHIQLAAHVVHIWFFKAMPSRLGTLLDMKTTNLEKIIYFQDYVVINPGDTEVTKLKERELLNEEQYKEKRGEHGDMFEVDMGAEAIKKLLERLDLVKLSVDLRERLDKEVARGEKKSKQREKELVKRLKTVEALRDSSNKCEWMVLECIPVIPPDLRPLVLLDSGNFATSDLNDLYRRIINRNNRLKKLVDLNAPEVIIRNEKRMLQQSVDALFDNNRCKRPVLGSSNRPLKSLTDMIKGKQGRFRENLLGKRVDYSARSVIVVGPELKLHQCGLPKKIALELFQPFIIRRLKELNHADTIKSAKKMLERKDDVVWDILEEVTRSHPVMLNRAPTLHRMGIQAFEPVLIEGNAIRIHPLVCKGFNADFDGDQMAVHLPLSIEAQVEATVLMMSTNNIFSPANGNPIITPSQDIVMGCYYLTASRGAEDEAVEAGDGMVFHSPLELFRAHAEHKLGMHAKVRVRMPIEKKVISEVKDEKGNPRAEELPRKPNGLVRTTVGRVIFNDILHPKMAFYDLPLSSKHLSRIIADCYQVLGRRETISLLDRMKETGFRQATRSGLSFAASDLRTPDNKEGVLKDKDKEVEKVRKNFDRGIITETERYNKVIDLWMEARDLITKKMMTDLRDDRRKDQVTGKEVPYLNPIYLMAHSGARGGIEQIRQLAGMRGLMAKPSGAIIETPIKSNFREGLTVLEYFSSTHGARKGLADTALKTADSGYLTRKLADVAQNVVITMHDCGTTKGISKGVMYKGDEIDRSLSDAIRGRVSRNSIPNPTTGSEILAENEMITPGKAKELEKLGIDKITVRSPMTCEAPLGVCRLCYGMDLATGSIVEDGMAVGIIAAQSIGEPGTQLTMRTFHIGGAAQSRGNVGDNEHKTKKGGIVQFERITVVTNDEGKNIALAPRTGEVVIIRGKDIAERYGVPHGAELLVTEGQEVPATTALVRWDPHSVPLIAEDSGIVRFKDIKEGVTVRREIDRATGVERLTIMEHKGDLHPQIIVETGKGKDDRVYYIHERANLQVVNGQKVSAGSMLAKTPREVSQTQDITGGLPRVTELFEARRPRNPAVMAEVAGRVRIDPTRKRGKRIIEVIQETEDGKSLGSAREHLVPASAHVRVHPSEYVKEGDPLVHGPLVPHDILKIRGEQEVQEYLVREVQSVYRSQRVDIDDKHIEIIVAQMLRKVKVTRTGDTGLLPGAVMDKFAFDEVNRRLTEECVKVVNAGDTTLVAGRVYSREAFEEERVLIEKDKKKQQPTFTTPEPADREVQLLGITKAAVQSDSFISAASFQETTKVLTEAALASKVDYLVGLKENVILGHLIPAGTGFKTHQEAEVKINAPGGGAPAPMLAPADVPPAPESTGA, encoded by the coding sequence ATGAGCACCGCCGCGAACAACAACAAGAACGCCGACGCTTCCGAGGGCACGAGCTACGAGCGGATCAACGACTTCGGGGCCGTGCGCATCTCGCTCGCCAGCCCGCAGGACATCCACTCGTGGTCCCACGGCGAGGTGAAGAAGCCCGAAACGATCAACTACCGCACGTACCGCCCGGAAAAGGACGGGCTGTTCTGCGAGAAGATCTTCGGGCCGGAAAAGGACTGGGAGTGCTCCTGCGGCAAGTACCGCGGGATGAAGTACAAGGGCATGATCTGCGACCGGTGCGGCGTGAAGGTCACGCACTCGCGCGTGCGCCGCAAGCGCATGGGCCACATCCAGCTCGCCGCGCACGTGGTCCACATCTGGTTCTTCAAGGCCATGCCGTCCCGCCTCGGGACGCTCCTGGACATGAAGACCACGAACCTGGAAAAGATCATCTACTTCCAGGACTACGTCGTCATCAACCCGGGCGACACCGAGGTCACCAAGCTCAAGGAGCGCGAGCTGCTCAACGAGGAGCAGTACAAGGAGAAGCGCGGCGAGCACGGCGACATGTTTGAAGTGGACATGGGCGCCGAGGCGATCAAGAAGCTCCTCGAGCGCCTCGACCTCGTGAAGCTCTCGGTAGACCTGCGCGAGCGCCTCGACAAGGAAGTGGCCCGCGGCGAGAAGAAGTCCAAGCAGCGCGAGAAGGAGCTGGTCAAGCGCCTCAAGACGGTCGAGGCCCTGCGCGACAGCTCCAACAAGTGCGAGTGGATGGTGCTCGAGTGCATCCCGGTCATCCCGCCGGACCTGCGCCCCCTCGTGCTCCTCGACTCGGGCAACTTCGCGACCAGCGACCTGAACGACCTGTACCGCCGGATCATCAACCGGAACAACCGGCTCAAGAAGCTCGTCGACCTCAACGCCCCCGAGGTCATCATCCGCAACGAGAAGCGGATGCTCCAGCAGTCCGTGGACGCGCTGTTCGACAACAACCGGTGCAAGCGCCCGGTGCTCGGGAGCAGCAACCGCCCGCTGAAGTCCCTCACGGACATGATTAAGGGTAAGCAGGGCCGGTTCCGCGAGAACCTGCTCGGCAAGCGCGTCGACTACTCCGCGCGGTCCGTGATCGTCGTCGGCCCGGAACTCAAGCTGCACCAGTGCGGGCTCCCGAAGAAGATCGCGCTCGAGCTGTTCCAGCCGTTCATCATCCGGCGCCTCAAGGAGCTGAACCACGCGGACACGATCAAGTCCGCGAAGAAGATGCTCGAGCGCAAGGACGACGTGGTGTGGGACATCCTCGAAGAGGTGACCCGGAGCCACCCGGTCATGCTCAACCGGGCGCCGACGCTGCACCGCATGGGTATCCAGGCGTTCGAGCCGGTGCTCATCGAAGGGAACGCGATCCGCATCCACCCGCTCGTCTGTAAGGGCTTCAACGCCGACTTCGACGGCGACCAGATGGCCGTCCACCTGCCGCTCTCGATCGAGGCGCAGGTCGAGGCGACCGTGCTGATGATGTCCACGAACAACATCTTCAGCCCCGCGAACGGGAACCCGATCATCACGCCGTCCCAGGACATCGTGATGGGGTGCTACTACCTCACCGCGAGCCGCGGGGCCGAGGACGAGGCGGTCGAGGCCGGCGACGGGATGGTGTTCCACAGCCCGCTCGAACTGTTCCGCGCACACGCCGAGCACAAGCTCGGGATGCACGCGAAGGTTCGGGTGCGCATGCCGATCGAGAAGAAAGTCATCAGCGAGGTGAAGGACGAGAAGGGCAACCCGCGGGCCGAGGAGCTGCCGCGCAAGCCCAACGGTCTCGTGCGCACCACCGTCGGCCGGGTCATCTTCAACGACATCCTGCACCCGAAGATGGCGTTCTACGACCTGCCGCTGTCCAGCAAGCACCTGAGCCGCATCATCGCGGACTGCTACCAAGTGCTGGGCCGGCGCGAGACCATTTCGCTGCTCGACCGGATGAAGGAGACCGGGTTCCGCCAGGCCACGCGGAGCGGCCTGTCGTTCGCCGCGAGCGACCTGCGCACCCCCGACAACAAGGAAGGCGTGCTCAAGGACAAGGACAAGGAAGTCGAGAAGGTCCGCAAGAACTTCGACCGCGGGATCATCACCGAGACCGAGCGCTACAACAAGGTGATCGACTTGTGGATGGAGGCCCGCGACCTCATCACCAAGAAGATGATGACGGACCTCCGGGACGACCGGCGCAAGGACCAGGTGACGGGCAAGGAGGTGCCGTACCTCAACCCGATTTACCTCATGGCCCACTCCGGTGCCCGCGGCGGTATCGAGCAGATCCGCCAGCTCGCGGGTATGCGTGGCCTCATGGCCAAGCCGAGCGGGGCGATCATCGAGACGCCCATCAAGTCGAACTTCCGCGAGGGCCTCACGGTGCTGGAGTACTTCTCCAGTACGCACGGCGCGCGTAAGGGCCTGGCCGACACCGCGCTCAAGACCGCCGACAGTGGGTACCTCACACGTAAGCTGGCCGACGTCGCCCAGAACGTCGTCATCACGATGCACGACTGCGGGACGACGAAGGGCATCAGCAAGGGCGTGATGTACAAGGGCGACGAGATCGACCGGTCGCTGTCGGACGCGATCCGCGGGCGCGTGAGCCGCAACTCGATCCCGAACCCGACGACCGGGAGCGAGATCCTCGCCGAGAACGAGATGATCACCCCGGGGAAGGCGAAGGAGCTGGAGAAGCTCGGGATCGACAAGATCACCGTGCGCAGCCCCATGACGTGCGAGGCCCCGCTCGGCGTGTGCCGGCTGTGCTACGGCATGGACCTCGCGACCGGCTCCATCGTCGAGGACGGGATGGCGGTCGGGATCATCGCGGCCCAGTCGATCGGCGAACCGGGCACGCAGCTCACGATGCGCACGTTCCACATCGGTGGGGCGGCCCAATCCCGCGGGAACGTCGGCGACAACGAGCACAAGACCAAGAAGGGCGGGATCGTCCAGTTCGAGCGGATCACGGTCGTCACCAACGACGAGGGGAAGAACATCGCCCTCGCCCCACGCACCGGTGAGGTCGTCATCATCCGCGGTAAGGACATCGCCGAACGGTACGGCGTGCCGCACGGGGCCGAGTTGCTTGTCACCGAGGGTCAAGAGGTACCGGCGACCACGGCGCTGGTGCGGTGGGATCCGCACTCGGTGCCGCTCATCGCCGAAGACTCCGGGATCGTCCGGTTCAAGGACATCAAGGAGGGCGTGACGGTGCGCCGCGAGATCGACCGCGCCACGGGCGTCGAGCGGCTCACCATCATGGAGCACAAGGGCGACCTGCACCCGCAGATCATCGTCGAGACCGGGAAGGGCAAGGACGACCGGGTGTACTACATCCACGAGCGCGCGAACCTTCAGGTGGTCAACGGCCAGAAGGTGTCGGCCGGGTCCATGCTCGCCAAGACGCCCCGCGAGGTGTCGCAGACGCAGGACATCACCGGCGGTCTGCCGCGGGTCACGGAGCTGTTCGAGGCCCGGCGCCCGCGCAACCCCGCGGTCATGGCCGAGGTCGCGGGCCGGGTGCGCATCGACCCGACCCGGAAGCGCGGTAAGCGCATCATCGAGGTCATCCAGGAGACCGAGGACGGGAAGTCGCTCGGCTCGGCCCGCGAGCACTTGGTCCCGGCCAGCGCGCACGTCCGGGTCCACCCGAGCGAGTACGTGAAGGAAGGCGACCCGCTCGTCCACGGGCCGCTCGTCCCGCACGACATCCTGAAGATCCGCGGCGAACAGGAGGTCCAGGAGTACCTGGTCCGCGAGGTGCAGTCGGTGTACCGGTCCCAGCGCGTGGACATCGACGACAAGCACATCGAGATCATCGTCGCGCAGATGCTCCGCAAGGTGAAGGTGACCCGCACCGGCGACACGGGGCTCCTGCCCGGCGCGGTGATGGACAAGTTCGCGTTCGACGAGGTGAACCGCCGGCTCACCGAGGAGTGCGTGAAGGTGGTCAACGCGGGCGACACGACCCTGGTCGCCGGGCGCGTGTACAGCCGCGAGGCGTTCGAGGAAGAGCGGGTGCTGATCGAGAAGGACAAGAAGAAGCAGCAGCCGACCTTCACGACCCCCGAACCGGCCGACCGCGAGGTCCAGTTGCTCGGGATCACGAAGGCCGCGGTGCAGTCGGACAGCTTCATCAGCGCCGCGAGCTTCCAGGAAACGACGAAGGTGCTGACCGAGGCCGCGCTCGCCAGCAAGGTCGACTACCTCGTCGGCCTCAAGGAGAACGTGATCCTCGGGCACCTGATCCCGGCCGGGACCGGGTTCAAGACGCACCAGGAGGCCGAGGTCAAGATCAACGCCCCGGGCGGCGGGGCACCGGCCCCGATGCTGGCCCCGGCGGACGTGCCGCCGGCCCCGGAATCCACGGGCGCGTGA
- the rpoB gene encoding DNA-directed RNA polymerase subunit beta: MPIPAQRIITPDTVRNFGRFGDAVDVPDLTDVQTRSYDRFLQLDASYDRRTHTGLEGVLQEIFPIESYDKRISLEYLRYELGKPRYDADECRQLRLTYGRPFRVWLRLRKTEGEPVEEEVYLGDMPIMIGGGEFIINGAERVVVSQLHRSPGVDFVVTREADKDLHSCRIIPERGSWIEINATKKDTLGVRIDQSGKFSAVTLLRAMDPAYSTTESILKEFFGGAIETVKLNAKEARGKLVGDPDANVMPYIAVEDVIDPENGEVYLDAGKPFTSDKFDKISVTQVGSVQVMPYPKDPIILNAIAEDVGAALDSKDSHEGALLKIYQRLRPGNPPQLEKAKELFKEKFQDANRYRLGRVGRFRINRKFDQNVAETEMTLRSVDFVNSVKYLLDLRAGKGHVDDIDHLGNRRLRTIDELAADELRKGFLKLRRTVQERMAIRDQQDMSPRSLINPKSVSAAIEYFFGRSELSQVVDQTNPLAQLTHERRLSALGPGGLNRKRAGFEVRDVHISHYGRICPIETPEGTNIGLISSLSIYAEIDEYGFLITPYKKVHSKKLTDEVVKLRADEEADAVLAPADTPTEGDKVTADRVSGRQSGELMMIPAEKVEYIDVSPKQMVGVSAGLIPFLEHDDANRALMGSNMQRQAVPLLIPEPPLVSTGLEIDVARHSGMLVRAQEDGTVVFVDAERIKLEEKDKIVREYVLRKYHGLNERTCLNQKPIVRMGQKVKKNEIIADGAATKSGELALGRNVLVAFMSWEGYNFEDAIIISERLVKNDTYTSIHIEEFDIEIRETKLGKEEFTRDIPNVSPKALANLDEHGVVQIGTYVRPGDILVGKVSPKSRSELTPEEKLLHAIFGRAGEDVKNDSLEVQSGTEGLVIAAHRFSRRAHMTEDEKKQIDKERKDIETQFNKKIAEQFREFVKALEEVLDKKELKDPNTGKQLASDKDDKVVAEQAKEFKLEKLDIRTPDSQKKAHKIYGRHWERIQFFIDEQERKLNSLNRGDELPSGVQQMVKVYVATKRVISVGDKMAGRHGNKGVISKVLPEEDMPFLKDGTPVDILLNPLGVPSRMNVGQILETHLGYAAAKLKFKAVTPVFDGATEDEIKSSLEEAGIPTTGKSVLYDGRTGEAFDQPVTVGYIYMLKLHHLVDDKVHARATGPYSLITQQPLGGKARFGGQRFGEMEVWALEAYGAAYILQELLTVKSDDVEGRTKIYESMVKGENTLEAGTPASFDVLTHEIRGLGLNMCLEKKRV; the protein is encoded by the coding sequence ATGCCGATCCCGGCCCAGCGGATCATTACGCCGGATACCGTTCGTAACTTCGGTCGTTTCGGCGACGCCGTGGACGTCCCCGACCTCACCGACGTGCAGACCCGGTCCTACGACCGGTTCCTGCAACTCGATGCCTCTTACGACCGGCGCACGCATACCGGACTCGAAGGTGTGCTGCAAGAAATTTTCCCCATCGAGAGCTACGACAAGCGCATCTCGCTCGAATACCTGCGGTACGAACTCGGCAAGCCGCGCTACGACGCGGACGAGTGCCGCCAGTTGCGCCTCACCTACGGGCGCCCGTTCCGCGTGTGGCTCCGGCTCCGCAAGACCGAGGGCGAGCCCGTTGAGGAAGAGGTCTACCTCGGCGACATGCCCATCATGATCGGGGGCGGCGAGTTCATTATTAACGGGGCCGAGCGCGTCGTCGTATCTCAGTTGCACCGCTCGCCCGGCGTGGACTTCGTCGTCACGCGCGAAGCGGATAAGGACCTCCACTCCTGCCGGATCATCCCGGAGCGCGGGAGCTGGATCGAGATCAACGCGACCAAGAAGGACACGCTCGGGGTCCGCATCGACCAGTCGGGCAAGTTCTCCGCGGTCACGCTCCTGCGCGCGATGGACCCGGCGTACTCCACGACCGAGAGCATCCTCAAGGAGTTCTTCGGCGGCGCCATCGAAACGGTGAAACTCAACGCGAAAGAGGCGCGCGGCAAGCTCGTGGGCGACCCCGACGCCAACGTGATGCCGTACATCGCGGTGGAGGACGTGATCGACCCGGAGAACGGCGAGGTGTACCTCGACGCGGGCAAGCCGTTCACGTCCGACAAGTTCGACAAGATCTCGGTGACGCAGGTCGGCTCCGTTCAGGTGATGCCGTACCCGAAGGACCCGATCATCCTCAACGCGATCGCCGAGGACGTCGGGGCCGCGCTCGACTCCAAGGACTCGCACGAGGGCGCGCTCCTCAAGATCTACCAGCGCCTCCGCCCGGGCAACCCGCCGCAGCTCGAAAAGGCCAAGGAACTCTTCAAGGAGAAGTTCCAGGACGCGAACCGGTACCGCCTCGGGCGCGTCGGACGGTTCCGCATCAACCGCAAGTTCGACCAGAACGTCGCCGAAACGGAGATGACGCTCCGCAGCGTCGACTTCGTGAACTCGGTGAAGTACCTGCTCGACCTGCGGGCCGGTAAGGGTCACGTGGACGACATCGACCACCTGGGCAACCGGCGCCTGCGGACCATCGACGAACTGGCCGCCGACGAACTGCGCAAGGGGTTCCTCAAGCTGCGCCGCACGGTGCAGGAGCGCATGGCGATCCGCGACCAGCAGGACATGAGCCCGCGGTCGCTCATCAACCCCAAGAGCGTCAGCGCCGCGATCGAATACTTCTTCGGCCGGTCCGAACTGTCGCAGGTCGTGGACCAGACGAACCCGCTCGCGCAGCTCACGCACGAACGGCGCCTCTCGGCCCTCGGGCCGGGCGGTTTGAACCGGAAGCGCGCGGGCTTCGAGGTGCGCGACGTCCACATCTCGCACTACGGCCGCATCTGCCCGATCGAGACGCCGGAAGGGACGAACATCGGTCTCATCTCGTCACTCTCGATCTACGCCGAGATCGACGAGTACGGGTTCCTGATCACGCCGTACAAGAAGGTCCACAGCAAGAAGCTGACCGACGAGGTCGTGAAGCTCCGGGCCGATGAAGAGGCCGACGCGGTGCTGGCCCCGGCCGACACGCCGACCGAGGGTGACAAGGTCACCGCGGACCGCGTGAGCGGCCGGCAGAGCGGCGAACTGATGATGATCCCGGCCGAGAAGGTCGAGTACATCGACGTCTCGCCGAAGCAGATGGTCGGCGTCTCCGCCGGGCTGATCCCGTTCTTGGAGCACGACGACGCGAACCGCGCGCTCATGGGGTCCAACATGCAGCGCCAAGCGGTGCCGCTGTTGATCCCGGAACCGCCGCTCGTGTCCACCGGGCTGGAAATCGACGTCGCGCGCCACTCCGGGATGCTCGTCCGCGCCCAGGAAGACGGCACGGTGGTGTTCGTGGACGCCGAGCGCATCAAGCTCGAGGAGAAGGACAAGATCGTCCGCGAGTACGTGCTCCGCAAGTACCACGGCCTCAACGAGCGCACGTGCTTGAACCAGAAGCCCATCGTGCGGATGGGGCAGAAGGTCAAGAAGAACGAGATCATCGCCGACGGCGCCGCGACCAAGAGCGGGGAACTCGCGCTCGGGCGCAACGTGCTGGTCGCGTTCATGTCCTGGGAGGGGTACAACTTCGAGGACGCGATCATCATCTCGGAGCGCCTCGTCAAGAACGACACGTACACCTCGATCCACATCGAGGAGTTCGACATCGAGATCCGCGAGACGAAGCTCGGGAAGGAAGAGTTCACGCGCGACATCCCGAACGTCTCGCCGAAGGCGCTCGCGAACCTCGACGAGCACGGCGTGGTCCAGATCGGTACCTACGTGCGCCCCGGCGACATCCTCGTGGGCAAGGTGTCGCCCAAGTCGCGGTCCGAACTGACGCCGGAAGAGAAGCTCCTGCACGCGATCTTCGGGCGCGCCGGTGAGGACGTGAAGAACGACTCGCTCGAGGTGCAGTCCGGTACGGAAGGGCTCGTCATCGCGGCGCACCGGTTCAGCCGCCGGGCGCACATGACGGAAGACGAGAAGAAGCAAATCGACAAGGAACGCAAGGACATCGAGACGCAGTTCAACAAGAAGATCGCGGAGCAGTTCCGCGAGTTCGTGAAGGCGCTCGAAGAGGTGCTCGACAAGAAGGAGCTGAAGGACCCCAACACCGGCAAACAGCTCGCGTCCGACAAGGACGACAAGGTGGTCGCGGAGCAGGCGAAGGAGTTCAAGCTCGAGAAGCTCGACATCCGCACGCCGGACAGCCAGAAGAAGGCCCACAAGATCTACGGGCGCCACTGGGAGCGCATCCAGTTCTTCATCGACGAGCAGGAGCGCAAGCTCAACTCGCTCAACCGCGGGGACGAGCTGCCCAGCGGCGTGCAGCAGATGGTGAAGGTCTACGTCGCGACCAAGCGCGTGATCTCGGTCGGCGACAAGATGGCCGGGCGCCACGGGAACAAGGGCGTCATCTCGAAGGTGCTGCCCGAAGAGGACATGCCGTTCCTCAAGGACGGTACCCCGGTGGACATCCTCCTGAACCCGCTCGGCGTGCCGAGCCGTATGAACGTGGGCCAGATCCTCGAGACCCACCTCGGGTACGCCGCCGCGAAGCTCAAGTTCAAGGCGGTCACCCCGGTGTTCGACGGCGCGACCGAGGACGAGATCAAGTCCTCGCTCGAAGAGGCCGGCATCCCGACGACGGGCAAGAGCGTGCTGTACGACGGGCGCACCGGCGAGGCGTTCGACCAGCCGGTCACGGTCGGGTACATCTACATGCTCAAGCTGCACCACCTTGTTGATGACAAGGTACACGCGCGGGCGACCGGGCCGTACTCGCTCATCACGCAGCAGCCGCTGGGCGGTAAGGCCCGGTTCGGCGGCCAGCGGTTCGGTGAGATGGAAGTGTGGGCGCTCGAGGCATACGGCGCCGCGTACATCCTCCAGGAGCTGCTCACGGTCAAGAGCGACGACGTGGAGGGGCGCACGAAGATCTACGAGAGCATGGTGAAGGGCGAGAACACGCTGGAGGCCGGCACCCCCGCCAGCTTCGACGTGCTCACGCACGAGATCCGCGGCCTCGGGCTGAACATGTGCCTGGAAAAGAAGCGGGTGTGA
- the rplL gene encoding 50S ribosomal protein L7/L12, whose translation MASVTELGDQLAGLTIAQAVELKNYLKEKYQIEPAAGGVMVAPGGAAGGAAPAEKAAEPTEFNVILDSFADKVKTIKVVRELTGQGLGEAKATVEGAPKAIKENVDKKTAEDVKKKLEETGAKVTIKPAG comes from the coding sequence ATGGCATCCGTTACCGAACTCGGCGACCAACTCGCGGGCCTCACCATCGCGCAAGCCGTTGAGCTGAAGAACTACCTGAAGGAAAAGTACCAGATCGAACCCGCCGCTGGCGGCGTGATGGTTGCTCCGGGCGGTGCCGCTGGCGGTGCTGCTCCGGCTGAAAAGGCGGCTGAGCCGACCGAATTCAACGTCATCCTCGACAGCTTCGCCGACAAGGTGAAGACGATCAAGGTCGTCCGCGAGCTGACCGGCCAGGGGCTGGGCGAAGCCAAGGCGACCGTTGAAGGCGCGCCGAAGGCCATCAAGGAAAACGTGGACAAGAAGACCGCTGAAGATGTGAAGAAGAAACTGGAAGAAACCGGCGCGAAGGTCACCATCAAGCCGGCCGGCTGA
- the rplJ gene encoding 50S ribosomal protein L10, which produces MSKKIKELELNDLRKTFKGVRDFVLLEPLKLDSAADYTLRKNLRDKKVRVKMVKNSFVKKVFDENGMKVDPGSGPTLLCWGADSPKALGTAVDAVLKQLRPDPKLPEKVKAKTGIADGELMPLDQLKVIPTRQEAIGDVLNALLSAGSSIVGALTGPATQLAGILKAIEEKGEGAPAPAAG; this is translated from the coding sequence ATGAGCAAGAAGATCAAAGAATTGGAGCTGAACGATCTCCGCAAGACGTTCAAGGGCGTGCGGGACTTCGTCCTGCTGGAGCCGCTGAAACTCGACTCCGCCGCGGACTACACGCTGCGGAAGAACCTGCGCGACAAGAAGGTTCGCGTGAAGATGGTCAAGAACAGCTTCGTGAAGAAGGTGTTCGACGAGAACGGGATGAAGGTCGATCCGGGTTCCGGCCCGACGCTCCTGTGCTGGGGTGCGGACAGCCCGAAGGCGCTCGGCACCGCGGTCGACGCGGTCCTTAAGCAGCTCCGCCCCGATCCCAAGTTGCCCGAGAAGGTCAAGGCGAAGACCGGGATCGCCGACGGTGAATTGATGCCGCTGGACCAACTCAAGGTCATCCCGACCCGCCAGGAAGCGATCGGCGACGTGCTCAACGCGCTGCTCAGCGCCGGCTCCTCGATCGTGGGCGCCCTGACCGGTCCGGCGACGCAACTGGCCGGCATCCTGAAGGCCATCGAAGAGAAGGGCGAGGGCGCCCCGGCTCCGGCCGCGGGCTGA
- the rplA gene encoding 50S ribosomal protein L1: MVAPAPTEAAVAAPTGGDKKPDAPEAPQVKKADALETPQVKKKPGVPPRRGKKLRNHLKNVEKKLRDAGPVSVKQAVAELKKLKRAKFDETVEIHINLGIDPTQSDQMVRGAIPLPHGIGKSVRVAVFCQGDNIEKAKAAGADVVGGADLVEKVQKQNFLDFDVALASQDMMGQVSRLGKVLGPRGLMPTPKAGTVVPATGDLASVVREFKAGKVEYRSDKTGQIHAGVGKMSFDEQKLVENITVFVEQIRSVKPSGVKGNFINGVVLSATMSAGIRLTV; this comes from the coding sequence GTGGTTGCCCCAGCGCCGACGGAGGCCGCTGTCGCGGCTCCCACCGGGGGCGACAAGAAGCCCGACGCCCCCGAGGCCCCGCAAGTCAAGAAGGCCGACGCGCTCGAAACCCCGCAGGTCAAGAAGAAGCCCGGCGTCCCGCCGCGCCGCGGGAAGAAACTCCGCAACCACCTCAAAAACGTGGAGAAGAAACTCCGCGATGCCGGCCCGGTCAGCGTGAAGCAGGCGGTCGCCGAGCTCAAGAAACTCAAGCGCGCGAAGTTCGACGAAACGGTCGAGATCCACATCAACCTCGGGATCGACCCGACGCAATCGGACCAGATGGTGCGCGGGGCCATCCCGCTGCCCCACGGGATCGGGAAGAGCGTCCGCGTCGCCGTGTTCTGTCAGGGCGACAACATCGAGAAGGCGAAGGCGGCCGGGGCGGACGTGGTCGGTGGGGCGGACCTCGTCGAGAAGGTGCAGAAGCAGAACTTCCTCGACTTCGACGTGGCCCTCGCGTCGCAGGACATGATGGGTCAGGTGTCGCGCCTCGGTAAGGTGCTCGGGCCGCGCGGTCTGATGCCGACCCCAAAGGCTGGTACCGTGGTTCCGGCTACCGGTGACCTCGCGAGCGTGGTCCGCGAGTTCAAGGCGGGTAAGGTCGAGTACCGGTCGGACAAGACCGGACAGATCCATGCGGGCGTCGGCAAGATGAGCTTCGATGAACAGAAGCTGGTCGAGAACATCACCGTGTTCGTCGAACAGATCCGCTCCGTCAAGCCGTCCGGGGTCAAGGGTAACTTCATCAACGGGGTCGTCCTTTCGGCCACCATGTCGGCGGGCATCCGACTGACGGTTTGA
- the rplK gene encoding 50S ribosomal protein L11, whose protein sequence is MAKQVTGQVKLQCPGGSATPAPPVGPALGAHGVNIGMFVKQFNDKTNKPEMKGLMLPVVITVYSDKSFEFKIKSPPAAILLKLAAKIPHAKKAGKEVIPADSKKGGKYKGFTVTKKQVKDIATQKQADLNASDVDHAARIIEGTARSMGITVVE, encoded by the coding sequence ATGGCGAAGCAGGTGACGGGCCAAGTGAAGCTCCAGTGCCCCGGTGGGTCGGCAACCCCGGCACCGCCCGTCGGCCCGGCGCTCGGTGCCCACGGGGTGAACATTGGTATGTTCGTCAAGCAGTTCAACGACAAGACGAACAAGCCCGAAATGAAGGGGCTGATGCTGCCGGTGGTCATCACCGTGTATTCGGACAAGAGCTTCGAGTTCAAAATCAAGAGCCCGCCCGCCGCGATCCTGCTGAAGCTCGCGGCCAAGATCCCGCACGCGAAGAAGGCGGGCAAGGAAGTGATCCCGGCCGACTCGAAAAAGGGCGGCAAGTACAAGGGCTTCACCGTCACCAAGAAGCAGGTGAAGGACATCGCGACGCAGAAGCAGGCCGACCTGAACGCGAGCGATGTCGACCACGCGGCCCGGATCATCGAAGGCACCGCCCGCAGCATGGGCATCACGGTGGTCGAGTAG